DNA sequence from the Lycium barbarum isolate Lr01 chromosome 5, ASM1917538v2, whole genome shotgun sequence genome:
ttttttttttttttcctccatttATTTAAGCTTGAAAaggtgatgaaattgttgaaattcttgtgatataaattgttgtttgttgttgagtgatgtgagttgagtgttggttgctgatataaaaaaaaaaaaattgggcaaaaCACAAGCTTGAAATCGTTGAACTGAAGGTACAAAattgatgcccataacctgtttgtgaaaatgcttaGCTGAATCTGTaacgattcagcgcgatcgcggcttgtactggcgcgatcgcgctgagtaaaTGAACAAAATTGCCGCGATCGCGGCTGTTCCTCGCGCGATCGCGATTGAGGAATAATGcaaaatggcgcgatcgcgtcGGCTcttcacgcgatcgcgctgaaggaaaagtAGCAGTTTTCAgacagaatgctcgcacagagctgttACAAGCTTGGGTGCCCAAatgtccttaacccaactcctcattatacatcattgtaggtgctcatatgcattgtgtttgttttgtaggtacttaaattcacaaaaatggcttcatcatccagtgctgcccaagtaccattgattgaatattatgacaccaccaccttccagtcagcaaaatgttcaaagctctatgatagactgctgggaaagagcttcattgaagagaggggctttgtaacagagagtttggaagaaaagatgcccgagttctatggaaggttggtgacaagcggctggatacgctttgcagatgaaccaatcagggcaaatcataccctggtacgggaattctacgcaaatgctgcagaggcagacattacacatagggcaattgtcaagGTCAGAGGTGTAAATGTtctgtgcaatgcctcaagaatcaatgcctattataatctgcaggatggtgacaacagcgagatggcacagatgtacgaaaacctgcggcaacaatggtttgtgacccaccttcacggtggggaacaaccaaagtggctcaatacaatgcagaaaaggattgactctgcagagttcaccgctgaagccaaaacttggcttgatattgtcacatccagggtgctgccttcaaaacatgattcagaggtgccgcttgagagggctaaagtaatttgtgctgtgatggaaggattgcctgttgacgtggggaggctcattatgcaggaaatccgggaggtggtgcttgaacggaccaagagcttattcttcccatcactaa
Encoded proteins:
- the LOC132641849 gene encoding uncharacterized protein LOC132641849, producing the protein MASSSSAAQVPLIEYYDTTTFQSAKCSKLYDRLLGKSFIEERGFVTESLEEKMPEFYGRLVTSGWIRFADEPIRANHTLVREFYANAAEADITHRAIVKVRGVNVLCNASRINAYYNLQDGDNSEMAQMYENLRQQWFVTHLHGGEQPKWLNTMQKRIDSAEFTAEAKTWLDIVTSRVLPSKHDSEVPLERAKVICAVMEGLPVDVGRLIMQEIREVVLERTKSLFFPSLITYLCSTDGVPTRPGDREKGPGGPIYPLKKRGPGNVQKKRKINIDASSFEQFTATASDSMGGASAPSMAIPILPPLQEAARPFQYISTQVHGVDNRIQQLVASLPAGPHGEGTSTAPSVPIGPTLAGVVEDMKHIKEKQGKIERRQKKAREHAKKQSKFLNKMMSILRSVCGAQHDEEENEDDFVLPEPSSSSSESEQR